From the genome of Chelonoidis abingdonii isolate Lonesome George chromosome 25, CheloAbing_2.0, whole genome shotgun sequence, one region includes:
- the LOC116836605 gene encoding olfactory receptor 6M1-like: MMEFVLLGFSLSQPMELLVFMLLLAIFALTLMGNMAIITVVHVDLRHHIPMYFFICNLSLLEILFVLSVTPKMLENLLSQAKVISFWGCITQCYFYFFLGTAVMSFDCYVPICHLLHYPVIMSGHVCVFLVMGCWLVGFLSTLCPLTLLCQLPFCGSNVINHFFCDYAPLVMLSCLDTHFLFMIEYVLSLVVLLTSLSFTAVSYLYIIATVLHIPSVTGRQKTFSTCTSHITVASIYYGSVIFMYARPIQGHSLDLQKVVAVCNIIVSPLLNPFIYTLRNEKVKEALKEYLSRKSSVLQPEP, translated from the coding sequence ATGATGGAGTTTGTGCTTCTGGGCTTCTCGCTGTCACAGCCCATGGAGCTCCTGGTTTTCATGCTGCTACTGGCCATCTTTGCCTTGACTCTAATGGGGAACATGGCCATCATCACCGTTGTGCATGTGGATCTCCGCCATCACATTCCCATGTACTTCTTCATCTGCAACCTCTCCCTCTTGGAGATACTCTTTGTCCTCTCCGTCACTCCAAAGATGCTGGAGAACCTGCTCTCCCAGGCCAAAGTCATCTCCTTTTGGGGCTGCATCACTCAGTGTTACTTCTACTTCTTCCTGGGCACTGCCGTCATGTCCTTCGACTGCTACGTGCCCATCTGCCACCTGCTCCACTACCCTGTCATCATGAGTGGGCATGTTTGTGTCTTCCTTGTCATGGGTTGTTGGTTGGTTGGATTTCTCTCCACCCTTTGCCCACTTACTTTGCTGTGCCAGCTTCCTTTCTGTGGCTCCAATGTGAtaaaccatttcttctgtgactaTGCCCCACTAGTGATGCTATCCTGCCTCGACACACACTTCCTCTTCATGATCGAGTATGTCCTTTCCTTGGTGGTTCTGCTCACATCTttgtcttttactgcagtgtccTACCTCTACATCATCGCCACAGTCTTGCACATCCCCTCAGTCACAGGCAGGCAAAAAACCTTTTCCACCTGCACCTCCCACATCACGGTAGCCTCTATCTACTACGGCAGTGTCATCTTCATGTATGCTAGGCCCATCCAGGGCCATTCCCTGGACCTCCAGAAGGTGGTGGCTGTGTGCAACATCATAGTGAGCCCTTTATTGAATCCTTTCATTTACACTTTAAGGAACGAGAAGGTCAAAGAGGCCCTCAAGGAATACTTGTCTAGAAAGAGTTCTGTTCTGCAACCAGAGCCTTGA
- the LOC142045924 gene encoding olfactory receptor 14A16-like: MSNRTTVTEFLLLGFSEVWELQISHFVVFLVIYLVALMGNLLIFMAIAFNHHLHTPMYFFLMNLFIVDLGSISVIVPKSMANSLMDIRSISYAGCVAQVFFLLFLVGADFFLLTVMIYDRYVTTCQPLHYERMMNIGACVKMAAGAWISGILYSVLHTGKTFALIFCGGNMMDHFFCEIPQLLKLSCSNTYLSEVWVLVFSACLLLGCFVFIIVSYVKIFKSVLRIPFDQGWHKALSTCLPHFTVVS, from the coding sequence atgtccaaCCGAACCACCGTGACTgagttccttctcctgggattctcCGAAGTTTGGGAGCTGCAGATTTCGcactttgtggtgtttctagTGATTTATCTGGTAGCCCTGATGGGGAATCTTCTTATCTTCATGGCCATAGCCTTCAACCAccaccttcacacccccatgtacttcttcctgatgaATCTGTTCATCGTAGACCTCGGCTCCATCTCGGTCATTGTCCCCAAATCCATGGCCAACTCCCTCATGGACATCAGGTCCATTTCCTATGCTGGATGTGTTGCCCaagtctttttcctcctcttcttggTGGGAGCGGATTTTTTCCTTCTCACCGTTATGATATATGACCGATATGTCACCACTtgccaaccactgcactatgAGAGAATGATGAATATCGGAGCTTGTGTCAAAATGGCAGCCGGTGCCTGGATCAGTGGAATTCTCTATTCTGTGCTACACACTGGGAAAACATTTGCATTGATCTTCTGTGGAGGCAACATGATGGATCATTTCTTCTGTGAGATCCCCCAGCTACTCAAGCTTTCCTGCTCTAATACATATCTTAGTGAAGTTTGGGTTCTTGTCTTTAGTGCATGTTTACTCTTAGGCTGCTTTGTTTTTATCATTGTGTCATATGTTAAGATCTTCAAATCAGTGCTCAGGATCCCCTTTGACCAGGGCTGGCATAAAGCCCTATCCACCTGCCTCCCTCACTTCACTGTGGTCTCCTAG